The following are from one region of the Sandaracinus amylolyticus genome:
- a CDS encoding gluconokinase, with amino-acid sequence MATNGPAPRAPFVLTIDVGTSSARCSLYDASARPVPGIAARRAHQVATSPDGGAELGPEALIASVIALVDETMSRAGELARDVVCVAPGGFLHTLVGLDDEGRAITPVHLWMDARSDQDAAQLRRELDEREVHARTGCMLHWSYLPAKLRWMRRTDPARFARIARFVSFPDHLVAQLLGASPTSISLAAASGLFDQHRLDWDDEMLRATGITRAQLLEVARDDRRLMPARDAVARRWPALAQVPWLVAQGDAALSSIGAGCATRERAALMVGTSVALRVLFRARDVVIPEGVWGYRADETRMLLGGALNDGGSLVAWLDRTLRLPDHDALEAQLAASSSPDERLLVLPLWAGERSPGWAGRAHGAIVGLALHASAIDLYRAALEGIALRCAELDTRLRDAVPEVREVVATGAALLASPAWQRIVASALGRPLVVSDEREASSRGAALVALDRLGIAPGVIDGIAPSGPVIAPDPERHARYRVLGERQRALYRALVDRDERGGS; translated from the coding sequence GTGGCCACGAACGGGCCCGCACCTCGCGCACCCTTCGTGCTCACGATCGACGTGGGCACGTCGTCCGCGCGCTGCTCGCTCTACGACGCGAGCGCGCGACCGGTGCCGGGCATCGCCGCGCGGCGCGCGCACCAGGTCGCGACGAGCCCGGACGGCGGCGCGGAGCTCGGTCCCGAGGCGCTGATCGCGAGCGTGATCGCGCTGGTCGACGAGACGATGTCGCGCGCCGGCGAGCTCGCGCGTGACGTCGTGTGCGTCGCGCCGGGAGGGTTCCTGCACACGCTGGTGGGCCTCGATGACGAGGGCCGGGCGATCACGCCGGTGCACCTCTGGATGGACGCGCGGAGCGACCAGGACGCGGCCCAGCTCCGCCGCGAGCTCGACGAGCGCGAGGTGCACGCGCGCACCGGGTGCATGCTGCACTGGAGCTACCTGCCCGCGAAGCTGCGGTGGATGCGGCGCACCGATCCCGCGCGCTTCGCGCGGATCGCGCGCTTCGTCTCGTTCCCCGATCACCTCGTCGCGCAGCTGCTCGGCGCGAGCCCGACCAGCATCTCGCTCGCCGCGGCGAGTGGGCTCTTCGATCAGCATCGGCTCGACTGGGACGACGAGATGCTGCGCGCCACGGGCATCACCCGCGCGCAGCTGCTCGAGGTCGCGCGCGACGATCGACGCCTGATGCCCGCGCGCGACGCGGTCGCGCGACGGTGGCCGGCGCTCGCGCAGGTGCCGTGGCTCGTGGCCCAGGGCGACGCCGCGCTCAGCAGCATCGGCGCGGGCTGCGCGACGCGCGAGCGTGCGGCGCTGATGGTCGGCACCTCGGTCGCGCTGCGGGTGCTCTTCCGGGCCCGCGACGTCGTGATCCCCGAGGGCGTGTGGGGCTATCGCGCCGACGAGACGCGCATGCTGCTCGGCGGCGCGCTCAACGACGGCGGGAGCCTGGTCGCCTGGCTCGACCGCACGCTGCGATTGCCCGATCACGATGCGCTCGAGGCCCAGCTCGCCGCCTCGTCATCGCCCGACGAGCGACTGCTCGTGCTGCCGCTCTGGGCCGGGGAGCGCAGCCCGGGATGGGCGGGACGCGCCCACGGCGCGATCGTCGGGCTCGCCCTGCACGCGAGCGCGATCGATCTCTACCGCGCCGCGCTGGAGGGGATCGCGCTGCGCTGCGCCGAGCTCGACACGCGCCTGCGCGACGCGGTGCCCGAGGTGCGCGAGGTCGTCGCGACCGGTGCCGCGCTGCTCGCATCGCCGGCGTGGCAGCGCATCGTCGCGAGCGCGCTCGGTCGTCCGCTCGTCGTGTCGGACGAACGAGAAGCATCGAGCCGAGGCGCCGCGCTCGTCGCGCTCGATCGGCTCGGCATCGCGCCCGGCGTGATCGACGGGATCGCGCCGAGCGGTCCGGTGATCGCGCCCGATCCCGAGCGCCACGCGCGGTACCGTGTGCTCGGGGAACGACAGCGCGCGCTCTACCGCGCGCTCGTCGATCGCGACGAGAGGGGAGGATCGTGA